From the Candidatus Binatia bacterium genome, one window contains:
- a CDS encoding aldehyde dehydrogenase family protein, which translates to MSDLEPSYPYWLAGQAFSPNTDLEVLDKFTGKVATRVALADDRTIDAGIAAAAAAAAAMREMAAYERQAVLEHCVRRFTERADELAVALCIEAGKPIRDARGEVARLIDTFRIAAGEAVRASGEVMTMDISARARGYRGRWKRVPIGPCSFISPFNFPLNLVAHKIAPAIAAGCPFVLKPASQTPVGALIIGQVLAETALPAGAFSILPCRRDDADRFVTDDRLKLLSFTGSASVGWDMKRRAGKKKVVLELGGNAAVVVDRDWDVDDAAARIIVGAFYQSGQSCISVQRIYAHADIYDRLRDRLVERTRTLVCGNPRDEQTFIGPMISEREAARLDGWIRDAVASGGRLLCGAERDGAMLAPTLLENVPAKCVLSCEEAFGPVAILAPFDDFDAALAEVNRSRYGLQAGVFTRDLYKAERAWDLLEVGGVVIGDVPSWRVDHMPYGGVKDSGLGREGVRFAIEDMTEIRMLVIRGA; encoded by the coding sequence GTGAGCGATCTCGAGCCATCGTATCCGTACTGGCTGGCGGGACAGGCCTTCTCGCCGAACACCGACCTGGAGGTGCTCGACAAGTTCACCGGCAAAGTCGCCACGCGCGTCGCGCTCGCCGACGACCGAACGATCGATGCCGGCATCGCCGCGGCCGCCGCCGCTGCCGCTGCGATGCGCGAGATGGCCGCCTACGAACGGCAGGCCGTGCTCGAGCATTGCGTGCGCCGATTCACCGAGCGTGCCGACGAGCTCGCGGTCGCGCTGTGCATCGAAGCCGGAAAACCGATCCGCGACGCACGCGGCGAAGTCGCGCGCCTCATCGACACCTTCCGCATCGCCGCCGGCGAAGCCGTGCGCGCCAGCGGCGAAGTGATGACGATGGACATCAGTGCCCGTGCGCGCGGCTACCGTGGCAGGTGGAAGCGCGTGCCGATCGGCCCGTGTTCGTTCATCTCGCCGTTCAATTTCCCGCTGAACCTCGTCGCCCACAAGATCGCGCCGGCAATCGCGGCAGGCTGCCCGTTCGTCCTCAAGCCCGCCAGCCAGACTCCGGTCGGCGCGCTGATCATCGGCCAGGTACTCGCCGAGACCGCCCTTCCCGCCGGCGCATTCTCGATTCTTCCGTGCCGCCGCGACGACGCCGATCGTTTCGTCACCGACGACAGGCTGAAGCTCCTCAGTTTTACCGGCTCCGCTTCGGTCGGCTGGGACATGAAGAGGCGCGCCGGCAAGAAGAAAGTCGTGCTCGAGCTCGGCGGCAACGCTGCAGTCGTCGTCGACCGCGACTGGGACGTCGACGATGCCGCCGCGCGCATCATCGTCGGCGCTTTCTACCAGTCGGGACAAAGCTGCATCAGCGTGCAGAGGATCTACGCGCACGCCGACATCTACGATCGGTTGCGCGATCGCCTCGTCGAGCGCACCCGCACCCTGGTTTGCGGCAACCCGCGCGACGAACAAACTTTCATCGGGCCGATGATCAGCGAGCGCGAGGCGGCGCGCCTCGACGGCTGGATCCGCGACGCCGTCGCCTCCGGAGGCCGCCTGCTCTGCGGCGCGGAGCGGGACGGCGCCATGCTCGCGCCGACCCTGCTCGAGAACGTGCCCGCCAAATGCGTGCTCTCGTGCGAAGAGGCGTTCGGCCCGGTCGCGATCCTGGCGCCGTTCGACGATTTCGATGCCGCGCTGGCCGAGGTCAACCGCAGCCGCTACGGACTGCAGGCCGGTGTGTTCACGCGCGACCTCTACAAGGCCGAGCGCGCCTGGGACCTGCTCGAGGTCGGCGGCGTAGTCATCGGCGACGTGCCGTCGTGGCGCGTCGACCACATGCCTTACGGCGGCGTCAAGGACAGCGGGCTCGGCCGCGAGGGGGTGCGGTTCGCGATCGAGGACATGACGGAGATCCGGATGCTGGTCATTCGCGGCGCCTGA
- a CDS encoding TIGR03617 family F420-dependent LLM class oxidoreductase has product ARQAGREAPVQTQGSGIKLDAFGLGLELHAAMRRAERLREIGFDGLQMAEGGRTAYLNCAATTLAAPELWIGTAIATAFTRSPMVTAQVAWELAEASGGKFILGLGTQVQAHIERRFAAIYDRPGARLREYVLALRAIFRAFQGVEKLDFQGEFFRMNLLGMWSPGPIANPDVPIYLAGVKPWMLRAIGEVADGVHVHPLHSTKFIDEVIRPNVEAGARAAGRDPASVRLACPVFTIVGDSEEERAPWRERARMQIAFYGSTPAYAGVFELHGWNGVSQKLHSLQRTGDMAAMTATVTDEMLEQYAVISTWGDLPQALASKYAGVADRLIFYFADAALGEGDEHVAKWKTALARTRELAASKD; this is encoded by the coding sequence AGCCCGCCAGGCCGGCCGGGAGGCGCCAGTGCAGACACAGGGATCCGGCATCAAGCTCGATGCGTTCGGCCTCGGGCTCGAGTTGCACGCAGCGATGCGTCGTGCAGAGCGCCTGCGGGAGATCGGCTTCGACGGCCTGCAGATGGCCGAGGGCGGGCGCACGGCGTATCTCAACTGCGCTGCGACGACGCTGGCCGCTCCCGAGCTGTGGATCGGCACCGCGATCGCGACCGCGTTCACGCGAAGCCCGATGGTCACGGCGCAGGTCGCGTGGGAGCTGGCCGAGGCGAGCGGCGGCAAATTCATCCTCGGCCTCGGCACCCAGGTACAGGCCCACATCGAACGGCGCTTCGCTGCGATCTACGACCGGCCGGGCGCGCGTCTTCGCGAGTACGTGCTCGCGCTGCGCGCGATTTTCCGCGCGTTCCAGGGCGTCGAGAAGCTCGATTTCCAGGGCGAGTTCTTCCGCATGAACCTGCTCGGCATGTGGAGCCCGGGCCCGATCGCGAACCCGGACGTGCCGATCTACCTGGCCGGCGTCAAGCCGTGGATGCTGCGCGCGATCGGAGAGGTGGCCGACGGCGTGCACGTGCATCCCCTGCATTCGACGAAATTCATCGACGAGGTGATCCGGCCGAACGTCGAGGCCGGCGCGCGCGCGGCCGGGCGCGATCCGGCCAGCGTGCGGCTTGCGTGCCCGGTGTTCACGATCGTCGGCGACAGCGAAGAGGAAAGGGCGCCGTGGCGCGAGCGGGCGCGCATGCAGATCGCATTCTACGGCTCGACGCCGGCCTACGCCGGGGTCTTCGAGCTGCACGGGTGGAACGGGGTGTCCCAGAAGCTCCACTCGCTGCAGAGAACCGGCGACATGGCCGCGATGACCGCGACGGTGACCGATGAAATGCTCGAGCAGTACGCGGTGATCTCGACGTGGGGCGACTTGCCGCAGGCGCTGGCAAGCAAGTACGCCGGGGTGGCCGACCGGCTGATCTTCTATTTTGCCGACGCGGCTCTCGGCGAAGGCGACGAGCACGTCGCGAAATGGAAGACGGCGCTCGCGCGCACTCGCGAGCTGGCGGCGTCGAAGGACTGA
- the glgB gene encoding 1,4-alpha-glucan branching protein GlgB has product MGAHPCRHGGTDGAHFALWAPNARAVSVVAAFNGWDPAAGRLVPSPGGIWSGFFPGASRGSLYKYRIEGADGRSREKADPFAFFSEPPPRTASVVWDLDYQWNDAEWMRTRAAASSRQAPISIYEVHLGSWRRRSDGLSPGYREIADPLIEHVRNCGFTHVELMPVMEHPFFASWGYQISGYYAASSRHGTPQDLMFLVDRLHQAGIGVILDWVPSHFPEDPHALARLDGTCLYEHADPRQGFHPDWKSLVFNYGRHEVRAFLISNALFWLELFHADGLRVDAVASMLYLDYSRPPGQWVPNASGGRENVEAVSFLRDLNEAVYGEFDGVQTYAEESTSWPQVSRPTSSGGLGFGFKWDMGWMNDTLRYMQLDPLFRRHHHGQLGFRSLYAPSENFVLPLSHDEVVHGKRSLAAKMPGDAWQRLANLRLLLAYMWALPGKKLLFMGGEIAQPYEWSHDGTLDWAGVAASPPRQGVSRMVGDLNAVYRREAALHEGDCEDFGFEWIDGTDAAASTISFVRWSADRRRPIVAAFNFTPVPHSQYRVGSPRAGIWREILNSDAADYGGSGWGNFGAVATDDEPMHGKPCSMNLVLPPLGGVLLRWEEPW; this is encoded by the coding sequence ATGGGCGCGCACCCGTGCCGCCACGGCGGCACGGACGGCGCGCATTTCGCGCTCTGGGCCCCCAACGCGCGCGCCGTCAGCGTCGTCGCCGCGTTCAATGGATGGGATCCCGCCGCCGGTCGTCTCGTGCCGTCGCCGGGCGGCATCTGGTCGGGCTTCTTCCCGGGCGCTTCGCGCGGAAGCCTCTACAAATACCGCATCGAAGGTGCCGACGGACGCTCGCGCGAAAAGGCCGATCCTTTTGCGTTCTTCTCGGAGCCACCGCCCCGCACCGCATCGGTGGTGTGGGATCTCGACTACCAGTGGAACGACGCAGAATGGATGCGCACCCGCGCGGCAGCCAGCTCCCGGCAGGCGCCGATCTCGATCTACGAAGTGCATCTCGGATCGTGGAGGCGCCGCAGCGACGGGCTCTCGCCGGGCTATCGCGAGATCGCAGACCCCCTGATCGAGCACGTGCGCAATTGCGGTTTCACGCACGTCGAGCTGATGCCGGTGATGGAGCACCCGTTCTTCGCGTCGTGGGGCTACCAGATCTCGGGCTATTACGCGGCAAGCAGCCGCCACGGCACTCCGCAGGACCTGATGTTCCTCGTCGATCGGCTGCACCAGGCCGGCATCGGCGTGATCCTGGACTGGGTTCCTTCGCATTTTCCCGAAGACCCTCACGCGCTGGCGCGCCTGGACGGAACCTGCCTCTACGAGCACGCCGATCCGCGCCAGGGCTTTCATCCCGACTGGAAGAGCCTCGTGTTCAATTACGGCCGCCACGAAGTGCGCGCTTTCCTCATCAGCAACGCACTCTTCTGGCTCGAGCTCTTCCATGCCGACGGTCTTCGCGTCGATGCCGTCGCGTCGATGCTCTACCTCGACTACTCGCGGCCGCCCGGCCAGTGGGTGCCCAACGCTTCGGGTGGCCGCGAGAACGTCGAGGCCGTCTCTTTCCTGCGCGATCTGAACGAGGCCGTCTACGGCGAATTCGACGGCGTCCAGACCTACGCCGAGGAATCGACGTCGTGGCCGCAGGTGTCGCGGCCGACGAGCAGCGGAGGACTCGGATTCGGCTTCAAATGGGACATGGGCTGGATGAACGACACGCTTCGCTACATGCAGCTCGACCCGCTGTTCCGTCGCCACCACCACGGCCAGCTCGGCTTCCGTTCGCTGTATGCACCCAGCGAAAACTTCGTGCTGCCGCTGTCCCACGACGAAGTCGTGCATGGCAAGCGCTCCCTTGCAGCCAAGATGCCCGGTGATGCCTGGCAGCGCCTGGCCAACCTTCGTCTTCTGCTGGCGTACATGTGGGCGCTGCCCGGCAAGAAGCTGCTGTTCATGGGAGGCGAGATCGCGCAGCCCTACGAATGGAGCCACGACGGCACGCTCGACTGGGCCGGCGTCGCTGCCTCGCCGCCGAGACAAGGCGTGTCGCGCATGGTCGGCGATCTCAACGCCGTCTACCGCCGCGAGGCCGCGCTGCACGAGGGCGACTGCGAGGATTTCGGTTTCGAATGGATCGACGGCACCGACGCCGCGGCCAGCACGATCTCGTTCGTTCGCTGGAGCGCCGACCGCCGCCGTCCGATCGTCGCCGCGTTCAATTTCACTCCGGTGCCTCATTCGCAGTACCGCGTCGGCTCTCCGCGCGCAGGAATCTGGCGGGAAATCCTCAATTCCGATGCCGCCGACTACGGAGGCAGCGGCTGGGGAAACTTCGGTGCCGTCGCCACCGACGATGAGCCCATGCACGGCAAACCCTGCTCGATGAATCTCGTGCTGCCGCCGCTCGGCGGCGTACTGCTGCGCTGGGAGGAACCGTGGTGA
- a CDS encoding DUF3536 domain-containing protein: protein MKRPSLCIHGHFYQPPRENPWTGRVEAQPGAAPAHDWNERITEECYRSNAEARLLADPDRALPGRDFSNYSRMSFDFGPTLLSYLAREQRDVHESLVAADRDAFRIFGGHGGAIAQSYSHSILPLAGARDRKTEIHWGLKDFELRFGRHSEGLWLPECAVDTATLECLADEGLRFTILAPHQAARVRRIGTSRWIEINDQRRVDTTMPYTVKLASGRQLSLFFYDGALAHEIAFGMALQDGSRLLARLESEQADKPGLVHMATDGETYGHHQHFGEMGLAWILERADRAESAFDLTVYGQYLDRHPPTCEVEIVERSSWSCAHGIERWRGDCGCSGGRRSGNQRWRAPLREAFDTLRDLLAPVFERSASRLLTDPWGARDRFAEVLVRRTPRVENIFLDREAGRVLGETEKLGALQLLDMQRHALLMYASCAWFFDDLSDVEPLQALAHAARAIELAGAAEVPRLERLFRNALSHATGNDGATGDVVYDRVVAAHRPD, encoded by the coding sequence GTGAAGCGGCCGTCGCTGTGCATTCACGGGCATTTCTACCAGCCGCCTCGCGAGAACCCGTGGACGGGCCGCGTCGAAGCCCAGCCCGGCGCTGCGCCGGCGCACGACTGGAACGAGCGCATCACCGAAGAATGCTACCGCTCCAACGCCGAGGCACGACTTCTGGCCGATCCCGACCGCGCCCTGCCCGGGCGGGATTTCTCGAACTACTCGCGCATGAGCTTCGACTTCGGTCCGACGCTCCTGTCCTACCTTGCGCGCGAGCAGCGTGACGTGCACGAATCGCTCGTCGCGGCCGATCGCGATGCCTTCCGCATCTTCGGCGGCCACGGCGGCGCGATCGCGCAGAGTTATTCCCACTCGATCCTGCCGCTGGCCGGAGCGCGCGATCGCAAGACCGAGATTCACTGGGGACTGAAGGATTTCGAGCTGCGATTCGGACGCCACAGCGAAGGGCTGTGGCTGCCGGAGTGCGCCGTCGACACCGCCACGCTCGAATGCCTTGCCGACGAGGGGCTGCGCTTCACGATCCTCGCGCCGCACCAGGCAGCGCGCGTGCGCCGCATCGGCACGTCCAGGTGGATCGAGATCAACGACCAGCGGCGCGTCGATACGACGATGCCGTACACGGTGAAGCTCGCATCGGGACGCCAGCTCTCGCTGTTTTTCTACGACGGCGCGCTGGCGCACGAGATCGCGTTCGGCATGGCGCTGCAGGACGGATCGCGCCTGCTCGCCAGGCTCGAGAGCGAGCAGGCGGACAAGCCGGGCCTCGTGCACATGGCGACCGATGGAGAAACCTACGGACACCACCAGCACTTCGGGGAAATGGGCCTGGCGTGGATCCTCGAGCGCGCGGACCGGGCCGAGAGCGCCTTCGATCTTACCGTCTACGGACAATACCTCGACCGTCATCCTCCGACCTGCGAGGTCGAGATCGTCGAGAGAAGCTCGTGGAGCTGCGCCCACGGGATCGAGCGCTGGCGAGGCGACTGCGGCTGCTCCGGAGGCCGGCGAAGCGGCAACCAGCGCTGGCGCGCGCCGCTTCGCGAAGCGTTCGATACCCTTCGCGACCTCCTCGCGCCGGTGTTCGAACGCAGCGCGTCGCGCCTGCTCACCGATCCATGGGGGGCGCGCGACCGTTTCGCCGAAGTGCTGGTGCGCCGCACTCCGCGCGTCGAGAACATTTTCCTCGACCGCGAGGCGGGTCGCGTCCTCGGAGAGACCGAAAAGCTCGGCGCGCTGCAACTGCTGGACATGCAGCGCCACGCGCTGCTGATGTACGCAAGCTGTGCGTGGTTTTTCGACGATCTCTCGGACGTCGAGCCGCTGCAGGCGCTCGCGCATGCCGCGCGCGCGATCGAGCTGGCCGGCGCGGCCGAAGTTCCGCGCCTCGAGCGCCTTTTCCGCAACGCGCTCTCGCACGCGACCGGCAACGACGGCGCGACCGGCGACGTGGTCTACGACCGCGTCGTCGCGGCGCACCGGCCGGACTGA
- a CDS encoding peptidylprolyl isomerase, with protein MANPIATCETSLGTFRVELFSDKMPITAGNFVKLAEAGFYDGLHFHRVINRFMLQFGCPFSRDPKSSRAGTGGPPHGNIADEFPADFKASNEAGTLSMANTGRPNSGGSQFFVNTVHNAYLDWFSPGQSKHPVFGKVIDGMDIVHKIESIRTDPNDRPVEPVKMIKVTIAK; from the coding sequence ATGGCCAACCCCATTGCAACCTGCGAAACCTCGCTCGGCACCTTTCGCGTCGAGCTCTTCAGCGACAAGATGCCGATCACGGCGGGAAACTTCGTCAAGCTCGCCGAGGCGGGCTTCTACGACGGGCTGCATTTCCACCGCGTGATCAACCGCTTCATGCTGCAGTTCGGCTGCCCGTTCAGCCGCGATCCGAAAAGCTCGCGCGCCGGCACCGGCGGTCCGCCGCACGGCAACATCGCCGACGAGTTTCCCGCCGACTTCAAGGCGTCCAACGAAGCCGGAACGCTGTCGATGGCCAACACCGGTCGTCCCAACAGCGGCGGTTCCCAGTTCTTCGTCAATACCGTGCACAATGCGTACCTGGACTGGTTCAGTCCCGGCCAGTCCAAGCACCCGGTGTTCGGCAAGGTCATCGACGGGATGGACATCGTGCACAAGATCGAGAGCATACGCACCGATCCCAACGACCGTCCGGTCGAGCCGGTCAAGATGATCAAGGTGACCATCGCGAAGTGA
- a CDS encoding peroxiredoxin C: MAVLVGKHAPDFTAAAVLGNNEIVENYHLSGAIRGKYAVIFFYPLDFTFVCPSELIAFDHRLEEFRGRGVEVIGVSIDSQFTHLAWKNTPVDKGGIGSVGYTLVADVKHEIAQAYDVESSGGVAFRGSFLIDREGVVRHQIVNDLPLGRDIDEMLRIVDALQFTEKHGEVCPAGWNKGKAGMKANPAGVASYLAAHAKEL; this comes from the coding sequence ATGGCAGTACTGGTCGGAAAACACGCTCCGGACTTCACGGCAGCGGCCGTGCTCGGAAACAACGAAATCGTTGAAAATTACCACCTTTCCGGCGCGATCCGAGGGAAGTACGCGGTGATCTTCTTCTATCCGCTCGACTTCACGTTCGTCTGCCCCTCCGAGCTGATCGCTTTCGACCATCGTCTCGAGGAGTTCCGCGGCCGCGGTGTCGAGGTGATCGGGGTGTCGATCGATTCCCAGTTCACTCACCTGGCGTGGAAAAACACCCCGGTCGACAAAGGTGGCATCGGCAGCGTCGGTTACACTCTGGTGGCCGACGTCAAACATGAGATCGCCCAGGCCTACGACGTCGAATCTTCGGGGGGGGTCGCCTTCCGTGGGTCTTTCCTGATCGATCGCGAAGGTGTCGTTCGTCACCAGATCGTCAACGATCTTCCCCTCGGCCGCGACATCGACGAGATGCTGAGGATCGTCGATGCGTTGCAGTTCACGGAGAAGCACGGCGAGGTCTGCCCGGCCGGCTGGAACAAGGGCAAGGCAGGAATGAAGGCCAATCCGGCCGGAGTCGCTTCCTACCTCGCCGCGCACGCCAAAGAGCTCTGA
- the glgP gene encoding alpha-glucan family phosphorylase, giving the protein MQANGSDSTVDAPIDLESLHLRERLHTLGTNLWWSWDHRLDAVLRRIDADLWDRVRHNPTAFVRDVPAQRLEDAAPSVIPDVIAIEDSLATYVADTRTWAGSYCHGVVEQAAVAYFSPEFCIHESLPIYSGGLGVLAGDHLKSCSDLGVGAVGVSLLYRHGYFHQQVGADGWQSESYDEIDPVRLPITRVLAADGSALVIEIPLGDAVLHADLWRVDVGRCPLFLLDPRDWPQAVLPGAHRLYGGNRDTRLAQEVVLGVGGYRALCAMGMKPKTLHMNEGHSAFAAFEAIASRIEDSGLSFDEAAVDVASSVVFTTHTPVEAGHDRFEPEALLAALAPLRARLGISDERLLSFGRVHPEDASEPFCMTVSAIKLARHTNAVSSLHGHVSRRMWRAMWPARRELDVPIGHVTNGVHRPTWLAPEFGAIYGASLARDGSNPIERALAERELLELDDERLWSIKRQMKRRLLEFVRARALARNARTGSADAAPALDPDALTIGLARRFALYKRALLPFRDLERVRRLLLCEQRPVQFLIAGKAHPADEPAKNVIRSVLALARDNGLASRVVFVEGYGQRISGLMLAGCDLWLNVPRRPLEACGTSGMKAVLNSTLNCSTLDGWWDEAWDPEVGFAVGDGRVHVDASVQDDRDAEAVLDVLEHEVIPLFYDRDARGIPRGWLSRVRTALARLGYRYNSDRMVADYARLLYEPAAGTVSAEIRR; this is encoded by the coding sequence ATGCAGGCCAACGGGAGCGACTCGACTGTGGACGCGCCGATCGATCTGGAATCGCTACATCTTCGCGAACGGCTTCACACGCTCGGCACCAACCTGTGGTGGAGCTGGGACCATCGACTCGATGCCGTCCTGCGCCGAATCGATGCGGACCTCTGGGACCGGGTGCGTCACAACCCGACTGCGTTCGTCCGCGACGTTCCTGCCCAGCGTCTCGAGGACGCGGCCCCGTCGGTCATTCCGGACGTGATCGCGATCGAGGATTCGCTGGCGACCTACGTGGCCGATACCAGGACGTGGGCCGGCAGCTACTGCCACGGCGTCGTCGAGCAAGCCGCCGTGGCGTATTTCAGCCCCGAGTTCTGCATCCACGAGTCGCTGCCGATCTATTCGGGCGGTCTCGGCGTGCTGGCCGGCGATCATCTGAAGAGCTGCTCCGACCTCGGCGTGGGCGCCGTCGGCGTGAGCCTGCTCTACCGGCACGGGTACTTTCACCAGCAAGTCGGCGCCGACGGCTGGCAGAGCGAATCCTACGACGAGATCGATCCGGTGCGGCTGCCGATCACGCGCGTGCTCGCTGCCGATGGCTCTGCGCTGGTCATCGAGATCCCGCTCGGCGACGCGGTGCTGCACGCCGACCTCTGGCGCGTCGACGTCGGGCGCTGCCCGCTTTTCCTGCTCGATCCCCGCGACTGGCCGCAGGCCGTGCTGCCCGGAGCTCACCGGTTGTACGGCGGCAACCGCGACACCCGCCTCGCCCAGGAAGTCGTGCTCGGCGTCGGCGGCTACCGCGCGCTTTGCGCGATGGGGATGAAGCCGAAGACGTTGCACATGAACGAGGGGCACTCGGCTTTCGCAGCGTTCGAGGCGATCGCGTCGAGGATCGAGGATTCGGGACTGTCGTTCGACGAAGCGGCGGTGGACGTGGCATCTTCGGTGGTGTTCACGACGCACACGCCGGTCGAAGCCGGACACGACCGGTTCGAGCCCGAAGCGCTGCTGGCCGCGCTCGCGCCGCTGCGCGCACGCCTCGGCATCAGCGACGAGCGCCTTCTGTCGTTCGGGCGCGTCCATCCCGAAGACGCGAGCGAGCCGTTCTGCATGACCGTCAGCGCGATCAAGCTCGCGCGCCACACCAACGCCGTCAGCAGCCTGCACGGCCACGTCTCGCGTCGCATGTGGAGAGCGATGTGGCCGGCGCGGCGCGAACTGGACGTGCCGATCGGGCACGTCACCAACGGCGTGCACCGCCCGACCTGGCTCGCACCCGAATTCGGCGCCATCTACGGCGCGAGCCTCGCTCGCGACGGATCCAATCCGATCGAACGGGCACTGGCCGAGCGCGAGCTGCTCGAGCTGGACGACGAACGGCTCTGGTCGATCAAGCGCCAGATGAAGCGGCGGCTTCTCGAATTCGTGAGGGCCCGTGCGCTTGCGCGCAATGCCCGCACGGGAAGCGCCGACGCTGCGCCGGCGCTGGATCCCGATGCGCTGACGATCGGGCTTGCGCGACGCTTCGCCCTCTACAAGAGGGCGCTGCTGCCGTTTCGTGACCTCGAGCGCGTGCGCCGCCTGCTGCTTTGCGAACAGAGGCCGGTACAGTTCCTGATCGCCGGCAAGGCGCATCCGGCCGACGAGCCGGCCAAGAACGTGATCCGCAGCGTGCTCGCGCTGGCTCGCGACAACGGCCTGGCCAGCCGCGTCGTCTTCGTCGAAGGTTACGGACAGCGCATCAGCGGACTGATGCTGGCCGGCTGCGACCTCTGGCTCAACGTGCCACGCCGTCCGCTCGAAGCGTGCGGCACCAGCGGCATGAAGGCGGTGCTCAACTCCACGCTGAACTGTTCGACGCTCGACGGCTGGTGGGACGAAGCGTGGGATCCCGAGGTCGGCTTCGCGGTCGGCGACGGACGCGTCCACGTCGATGCGTCCGTGCAGGACGACCGCGACGCCGAGGCCGTGCTCGACGTGCTCGAGCACGAAGTGATCCCGCTGTTCTACGACCGCGACGCGCGCGGAATCCCGCGCGGCTGGTTGTCTCGGGTGCGCACGGCGCTGGCCAGGCTCGGCTACCGCTACAATTCCGACCGCATGGTCGCCGACTATGCCAGGCTCCTGTACGAGCCGGCGGCGGGAACCGTCAGTGCCGAGATCCGTCGCTGA